In Ictalurus punctatus breed USDA103 chromosome 3, Coco_2.0, whole genome shotgun sequence, the following are encoded in one genomic region:
- the si:dkeyp-121d4.3 gene encoding uncharacterized protein si:dkeyp-121d4.3 isoform X3: MSKGRKRSKAKAAAKAAVFGMPPGARPQPSGGLCIVGPPLPVARMPGDHFPMGPPDFGPPMIEDGPFMNEPPEFITRDRYVHRPGFHPQEFEMPPRLLHPDLEDRLRGFRPDPYEGRPGFHSAEFEGGLGFRDRGFVPSEFRDRASGFVPPEFRNRASGFVPPEFRDRASGFVPPEFRDGPPDFDLPEFRDRPSGFVPPEFRDEPPGFVPPEFRDRPPGFRDRPPGFVPQAGIRPSQFEDDPGYPTINHGCGPINEYNAMNPAYMQPLDVHSNAPPMASCPPDRTHQANQQSSGPGNNVNGKNSTTTTTTKSTSKNEISVVKHMFGSVKPPPGRSLGVITCIANNYGFIECEDLKKYSFSFDAFFGQRNHLVPGVKVHFTAVKVLGKKKECATDVKVAPGGTEEIEATIYEGVVTAVLPDTYVLEPHPGRIRTILTTEPVKLPFGRMDAKATLLLFDRVKFQLLTDVITKVRRATNITPQMPETFQLTKEIREKGVIMNIKDDSFTIMSKKHENLTASLSEYLSDEQLNVMDEAEFTVITVKDTLKAIRLKKLPEGAVEFDSQAKNATDPSAGKSMWKPVTSKEATVDEDISSEKYEGTISKVIPKSSEKEMGQQQKQGLVDTTVDGTMKSLPFGSGDVITQATMMVGDKVQFNIATKLLTKEEHAINIQIQPDTFQLESTEKRKIGIVVQLNDDSGFIKAPQDPQLYFDLSEVMDDAKLVLSEKVEFTLAVGVKGFAGGKRAIRIRRLTESVFTSVPKIEEKKEKKKMTIKLLKDPKEHFKNQVKTEGKGCDLLAAEKPGREKVDASKAPKQDNKSKQENPIKGSRERSRSRESRHRCSRSSSRSRDRSGGYYGKNRSSSRDRTYRSYRRSRSRSRDRSRRYRRSYSRSRSRSRERNSRGGKKRSHSPEYMDDHHRGQSNNKECSSKRRSRSPDGHNKTSKYAANSIDYMKSSSTEAVNNELAKKRKELLELNELIARKKAIMALEQITKTPSQFKDALEMEKQHGIATFDYQHKTCVENSWTPDSKPVRSILKKHSESLTSPQHQENERSESPEEPVGCPKTHASSIYTSAGSVPVWIKQSSTPEIEDHELARKKRQLEELSECIARKRAIMAMELKAKTICDGSEIKKKYDFGSCSDDLDITMTNKHTWQFDIKPDLQPKKSILKKRSESVTDQPQKDLTSAGQYAHFPMSKQPKDDHSAFLNLSGPSDTAFKKPCNPPSVFCNTVDLFKKLVNESSTSSSMSSNKAIAQQSFQPSSGLIYDQESARETKDQSYSTSPSQTSRFSHQDCDQASTSESSSTQSSKQKTNLATQMERFLGALNKADSNLLTSLLRDARKDSDRPKNQRSPQEPTERNMSCGDELYDPFKETDCKEDNYRLMGSKQNMNPMLRQNENTQDDLLPHERAVVDGSGFSKIVGMKYGIEAKPENRFLRGEAMPSSSQSRLLEPHGNFLKECDTFKLSQDRYGDEPYFEDSYAEDRERYKTQKLSEKYRVEGSLSPVHQKSKDAKEDVAQKASHYKTIQELLQTIGLNLDTTEVSKLADRTKERLYGKKVKPQSSHSFDQKDEHSISRYERRGSSHSSDSEGVNSVSPAKTSNREVYMSYLDTLKCRHNDGAVEDLFRLKRTIRNSPEAKQMTSDSYESAPPEVRHDSYKPIAESLSLAQSVGLQHTQISSEFSSAAHHLKNKQDSGECSYAIEGEQNPYGSIYQNPLHYATGYPTQPSHLPSGYGDYTASARPFLLMTPSPAQFYPTLSTFNTPGSFGPSPTPPYPPTSGQFGFVMQSGSSGYATQQAKTKPTTHNRCLKTIETVETLKSVSLKPSAVKEVRTVISIQTEKYAEGKAESQAAPVMEDDIKAKQKKRLEQFNQRMRLKKEQQMEAQRTRGQSQKSAPAATSYHGT; this comes from the exons ATGTCTAAAGGTCGAAAACGTTCGAAAGCCAAAGCGGCAGCTAAAGCAGCTGTATTCGGTATGCCTCCAGGAGCAAGGCCTCAGCCTTCTGGTGGACTTTGTATTGTTGGTCCGCCACTTCCAGTAGCAAGGATGCCTGGAGATCACTTTCCTATGGGCCCGCCCGACTTTGGACCCCCAATGATTGAGGATGGGCCATTTATGAACGAGCCCCCTGAGTTTATTACAAGAGATCGGTATGTGCATAGACCAGGGTTCCACCCGCAAGAGTTTGAAATGCCCCCGCGCCTCCTCCATCCAGATTTGGAGGACAGACTACGAGGTTTTCGCCCAGATCCATATGAAGGCCGACCTGGTTTTCACTCAGCAGAGTTTGAAGgaggtttagggtttagggatAGAGGATTTGTTCCATCTGAGTTTAGGGATAGAGCATCAGGGTTTGTCCCACCTGAGTTTAGGAATAGAGCATCAGGGTTTGTCCCACCTGAGTTTAGAGATAGAGCATCAGGGTTTGTCCCACCTGAGTTTCGAGATGGACCACCAGACTTTGACCTACCTGAGTTTAGGGATAGACCATCGGGGTTTGTCCCACCTGAGTTTCGGGATGAACCACCAGGATTTGTCCCACCCGAGTTTAGAGATAGACCACCAGGGTTTAGAGATAGACCACCAGGGTTTGTTCCGCAGGCAGGAATCCGGCCATCACAGTTTGAGGATGACCCGGGTTATCCAACGATTAACCATGGATGTGGCCCAATAAATGAATACAACGCGATGAACCCAGCTTATATGCAACCACTGGATGTCCAT agCAATGCTCCCCCTATGGCTTCCTGCCCACCTGACAGAACTCATCAGGCTAACCAACAATCTAGTGGTCCTGGCAATAATGTAAATGGTAAAAATTccaccaccacaacaacaacaaaatccacTTCCAAGAATGAAATATCTGTTGTCAAGCACATGTTCGGATCAGTCAA ACCTCCACCTGGACGATCTTTGGGAGTTATCACATGTATTGCT aACAACTACGGGTTCATTGAATGCgaggatctgaaaaaatatTCTTTCTCATTTGATGCTTTTTTTGGACAACGAAACCATTTGGTACCTGGGGTTAAAGTGCATTTCACGGCAGTCAAAGTATTG gggaaaaaaaaagaatgtgcaACTGATGTGAAAGTTGCACCAGGAGGGACAGAGGAGATTGAAGCCACAATCTATGAAGGTGTGGTCACTGCAGTGCTGCCTGAT aCTTATGTGTTGGAACCTCATCCAGGACGCATCAGAACCATTCTCACTACTGAACCTGTAAAACTGCCCTTTGGAAGGATGGACGCAAAAGCCACCCTACTACTGTTTGACCGGGTGAAATTTCAGCTGCTCACAGATGTTATTACAAAGGTCCGCAGAGCAACAAATATCACACCGCAAATGCCAGAAACGTTTCAGCTCACTAAGGAAATCAGGGAAAAG GGTGTTATAATGAACATAAAGGATGATTCGTTTACCATCATGTCAAAGAAACATGAAAACCTCACTGCCTCCCTCAGTGAGTATCTGTCAGATGAGCAACTAAATGTCATGGATGAGGCTGAGTTCACAGTTATAACT GTAAAAGACACATTGAAGGCTATCAGATTGAAGAAGCTTCCTGAGGGCGCAGTGGAGTTTGATTCACAAGCAAAAAATGCTACTGACCCCTCTGCAGGCAAATCAATg TGGAAACCAGTGACCTCGAAGGAAGCAACTGTTGATGAAGACATAAGCAGTGAGAAATATGAGGGAACCATTTCCAAAGTCATCCCCAAAAGTTCTGAAAAGGAG ATGGGGCAACAGCAGAAACAGGGCCTTGTGGACACCACTGTGGATGGTACAATGAAAAGTTTACCATTTGGTTCAGGTGATGTGATCACACAGGCCACCATGATGGTCGGTGACAAGGTCCAGTTCAACATTGCCACCAAACTGCTGACCAAGGAGGAGCATGCCATCAACATTCAGATTCAGCCAGACACCTTTCAACTAGAATCCACAGAGAAACGCAAGATA GGCATTGTCGTACAATTGAATGATGATTCTGGGTTCATCAAGGCCCCACAGGATCCACAGCTCTATTTTGACCTGTCTGAGGTTATGGATGACGCCAAGCTTGTGTTGTCAGAGAAAGTTGAGTTTACACTTGCAGTG GGGGTTAAGGGGTTTGCAGGAGGTAAACGAGCTATTAGAATCAGAAGGCTGACGGAGAGTGTCTTCACATCTGTgccaaaaatagaagaaaagaaagagaag AAGAAAATGACAATCAAATTGCTGAAAGACCCAAAAGAGCACTTCAAGAACCAAGTCAAAACAGAGGGCAAAGGTTGTGATTTGCTGGCTGCAGA GAAGCCTGGCAGGGAAAAGGTGGATGCCTCAAAAGCTCCAAAGCAGGACAATAAAAGCAAACAGGAAAACCCTATAAAGGGTAGCAGAGAACGTAGCAGAAGCCGAGAAAGCCGACACAGGTGCAGCCGGAGTAGTAGCCGCAGCCGAGATAGGAGTGGCGGCTACTATGGCAAGAACAGGAGCTCCAGTCGTGACAGGACTTACCGAAGTTACAGAAGGAGCCGCAGTCGCAGTAGAGATCGTTCACGCAGATACAGGCGTAGTTATAGCCGTAGCCGCAGTAGAAGCAGGGAAAGGAACAGTCGGGGCGGCAAAAAGAGAAGTCACAGCCCAGAATACATGGATGATCATCACAGAGGACAGAGCAACAATAAGGAATGCAGCAGCAAGAGACGAAGCAGAAGCCCTGATGGCCATAACAAGACATCCAAATATGCAGCCAACTCCATTGATTATATGAAGTCGTCATCTACTGAGGCTGTAAATAATGAATTGGCAAAGAAGAGGAAAGAGTTATTGGAGCTCAATGAGTTAATAGCACGTAAAAAAGCAATAATGGCGTTGGAACAAATCACCAAAACACCAAGTCAGTTTAAAGATGCACTTgaaatggaaaaacaacatgggattgcTACATTTGATTATCAGCACAAAACCTGTGTAGAGAATTCATGGACCCCTGACTCCAAGCCAGTTAGGTCCATTTTAAAGAAGCACTCTGAGTCTCTCACCAGTCCCCAACATCag gaaaatgaaagaagTGAGAGTCCAGAAGAGCCAGTGGGATGCCCAAAAACGCACGCTTCCAGCATATACACGTCTGCTGGCTCAGTCCCTGTATGGATTAAACAGAGTTCTACTCCTGAGATTGAAGATCATGAATTAGCAAGGAAAAAGAGACAGTTGGAGGAACTAAGTGAATGTATTGCACGTAAACGAGCAATTATGGCCATGGAACTAAAGGCTAAAACCATATGCGATGGGTCTGAAATCAAAAAGAAATATGATTTTGGTTCATGCTCAGATGATCTGGACATAACAATGACAAATAAGCACACCTGGCAATTTGATATAAAACCTGATCTTCAGCCAAAGAAGTCCATTCTGAAGAAGCGGTCAGAATCTGTTACTGACCAGCCACAG aaGGATTTGACTTCAGCTGGTCAGTATGCTCATTTTCCAATGTCTAAACAACCTAAAGATGATCACTCCGCTTTCCTCAATCTCTCTGGGCCATCAGatactgcatttaaaaaacCTTGTAATCCACCATCGGTGTTCTGTAATACTGTTGACCTTTTCAAGAAACTGGTTAATGAATCCTCTACCAGTTCAAGTATGAGCAGTAACAAGGCAATAGCTCAGCAGTCATTTCAGCCAAGTTCTGGATTAATTTATGACCAAGAAAGTGCCAGAGAGACCAAAGACCAAAGTTATTCTACTTCACCTTCACAGACATCCCGGTTTTCTCACCAGGATTGTGACCAGGCATCCACAAGTGAGAGTTCTTCAACCCAGTCTTCAAAGCAAAAGACTAATCTTGCAACACAAATGGAACGGTTTCTTGGTGCCTTAAATAAAGCAGATTCGAATTTATTGACCTCATTGTTGAGAGATGCTAGAAAAGATTCCGATCGACCGAAGAATCAGAGGAGCCCACAAGAGCCCACAGAAAGAAACATGTCTTGTGGTGATGAATTGTATGATCCTTTCAAAGAAACGGATTGCAAAGAAGACAACTATCGTTTAATGGGGAGCAAACAGAATATGAATCCTATGTTGagacaaaatgaaaacaccCAAGATGATCTCTTACCACACGAAAGAGCTGTGGTAGATGGCAGTGGCTTTTCCAAAATTGTTGGAATGAAATATGGCATTGAAGCGAAGCCTGAGAATCGGTTCCTTCGTGGTGAGGCAATGCCTTCCAGTAGTCAAAGCAGACTTTTAGAACCGCACGGAAATTTTTTGAAAGAGTGTGATACGTTTAAACTGTCACAAGATCGTTATGGTGATGAGCCATATTTTGAGGACTCATAtgcagaggacagagagagatacaaaacacaaaaactgtCTGAAAAGTACAGAGTAGAAGGCAGCCTTAGCCCAGTGCATCAAAAATCCAAGGATGCCAAAGAGGATGTCGCCCAAAAAGCAAGCCACTATAAAACAATTCAGGAGCTGCTGCAAACCATCGGTCTTAATTTGGACACGACAGAAGTTAGCAAGTTAGCTGATAGGACAAAAGAGCGCCTGTATGGTAAGAAAGTCAAACCCCAGAGTTCTCACTCTTTTGATCAAAAAGATGAACACTCAATAAGTCGTTATGAGCGAAGAGGTAGTAGTCATTCCAGTGATTCTGAGGGTGTAAATTCTGTATCCCCTGCTAAAACTTCTAATCGTGAGGTTTACATGAGTTATTTGGACACTCTTAAGTGCCGCCACAATGATGGCGCAGTCGAGGACCTATTTCGCCTTAAAAGGACTATTAGGAACAGTCCAGAAGCAAAACAAATGACATCAGATTCATATGAAAGTGCACCACCAGAAGTCAGACATGACTCCTACAAACCAATAGCAGAATCCCTCTCATTAGCTCAGTCTGTCGGTTTGCAGCATACTCAAATATCCAGTGAATTCTCCTCAGCTGCACACCACCTTAAAAACAAGCAAGATTCCGGGGAGTGTAGTTATGCTATCGAGGGAGAACAAAATCCCTACGGGTCAATTTATCAAAATCCTCTGCATTATGCTACTGGTTATCCGACACAACCCTCTCATTTACCATCTGGCTATGGTGATTACACAGCGTCTGCCAGGCCTTTTTTGTTGATGACACCAAGCCCTGCCCAGTTCTATCCAACTCTCTCTACTTTTAACACACCAGGATCTTTTGGTCCTTCTCCAACTCCTCCTTATCCACCCACTTCAGGTCAGTTTGGCTTTGTCATGCAGTCTGGCAGCTCTGGTTATGCCACCCAGCAGGCTAAAACAAAGCCCACTACACACAACAGGTGTctcaaaacaatagaaacagtAGAAACTCTGAAGTCTGTTAGTTTAAAACCTTCTGCTGTTAAAGAAGTACGTACTGTCATTAGcatacagacagaaaaataTGCTGAAGGCAAAGCTGAATCCCAAGCGGCACCCGTGATGGAAGATGACATCAaagctaaacaaaaaaaaagg CTGGAGCAGTTTAATCAGAGAATGAGACTGAAGAAGGAACAGCAAATGGAAGCCCAGCGAACACGAGGACAAAGCCAAAAATCAGCACCAG cagctaCCTCGTACCACGGCACGTGA